The Sorangiineae bacterium MSr11954 DNA segment CGAGGCCGAAGCCGCCGCCCTCCGGCAGGAGTGGCCCAAGGTCGTCTCCTTGCTCGGCGCATGGCCTGCGCCCCTGGCCATCTTCTTGCGCACCCCCGAGGGCCAGATGCTCGCCCCCGACGCACGCGGCCTCATCGCGCGGGGTCTGGGCCTGCTTGGCTCGGCGTGCGTCCACCTTGGCGAGGTCGACCAGGCGGAAGAGGTCTTCCGCATCGGCATCCAGTACGCCCAAGAGGGGGTCGCCGCCGCGGACCTGTTCCGCCGCCTGGGCGAGGCGCTGCTCATCAGCGAACGGGCCGGCGAGGCCATCGCACCCCTCCGGCGCTCCCTGGCCTTTGGCGGCAGCCCCGCGGAGGTCATGCCGCTCCTCGGCCGTGCCCTGCTCAATCGTGGCAAATACGTGGCGGCGTACGGGTGCTTCCGGGATGCGCTCGAGGCCGGTGTGGGCGAACGGGAGCTGGCGGAGGAACTCCAGCGGATCGAGGTCGCCCTGGGCCCCGCGCTCACCGCGTGGAAGGCAACCCGCGTCACCGGCTAGGCGATTTCGCCCGGAAAGCCACCTTACCCGTACACGTGCCCGTGCCTGCACACGTCCCCGAAATCCTCGAGGAAAGAGGCTCGCGTGCGGGAACGGGGACCGGAACGTGCACGGGCGGGGGTAGGGGGCCGGGAGGACGCCGTTACGAGCTCGTTGACACGGTTCGGGCTTACCACTATTCCCCCACCCAAAGAGTCGTTCCCACCTGCGGAATAGCGCGCTAATCAAGAAGGCACGATGACCCTCATCCAAAAGTACGGGCCGATGTTTCTGATCATCGGTGTGGCTGGCGCCGTTGCGTGCCTCTTTTTCCTGGGCGCAACCCTGCTCGGGCCCAAGAAGCCCACCCCCGAAAAGATGCTCCCCTTCGAGTGCGGCTCGGAGAGCTCGGGTGGCCGCCACGTGAAGCTGAGCGTCAAGTTTTACCTGACCGCCATCCTGTTCGTCGTGTTCGACATCGAGACGGTCTTTATCTACCCGTGGGCGGTCCAATTCCGGTCGCTCGGCTGGTTCGGCCTGGCCGAGATGATCGGCTTCCTCGTCGTGGTCGTGGTCGCCCTGATCTACGTCTGGCGAAAAGGCGCTCTGGAGTGGGAAAACTAGGAAATAACCAGGGACTCTAGGAAAATCATGGCACCGACCAGCACCGTCACCCTCGAAGGGGCCGAGAAGGGGTTCGCCACCACCCGCTTCGATGCCCTTCTAGGCTGGGCCCGCAAGTACTCGCTGTTTGCTTACCCCTTCGTCACCGCCTGCTGCGGCATGGAGTTCATGGCGCTGACGAGCCCCCGCTTCGACATCGCCCGCTTCGGCGCCGAGGCCCCGCGCTTCTCCCCGCGCCAGGCCGACCTGCTCTGGGTGGTCGGCACCATCAGCCAGCGCCAGGCCCCCGCCTTGAAGCGCATCTACGAGCAGATGATGGAGCCCAAGTACGTCCTCGCCTTCGGGACGTGCGCGAGCTGCGGCGGCTTCTACGACAATTACACCACCGTCCCGGGCATCGACAAAGTCATCCCCTGCGACGTGTACGTCCCCGGCTGCCCCCCGCGCCCCGAGGCCGTGCTCGACGGGTTGATGCTCCTGCAGGACAAAATCGCCCGCGGCGACCGTACGCCCGCCGTCGTCAAGCCGCGCACCGATCCGGTGCCCAACCTGGTGCAGCTGCGCCGGGGCGACGACGAGCTGACCCTCGGCGAGCGCGAAGCGCGTCTCAAGGCCGAGAAGGCGCTGCGCGACCTGGGGCACGTCTCGCCGCACGAGGCGCATGCGGCCGCCGCCGCCGCTCACGTGGTCGGCAATGGAGCGCGCCATGAGTAGAGCCGTCCTCGAGAAGCTCAAAGCCAAGTTCGGCGCGGCCGTCCTCGAGACCCATAGCGACTTCGGCGACGACACCGCGGTGGTCACCGCGCAGAGCTGGAAGAGCGTCTGCGAGTACCTCCGCAACGAGCCCACCCTCGACTTCGACCTGTTCGTCGATCTCTGCGGGGTCGACTACCCCACGCGCCTGCCGCGCATGGAGGTGGTGCTGCACCTGTACTCGATCGCCCGAAGGCACCGCATCCGCCTCAAGGCGCGCGTGGGCGACGAGGACATGGAGGGCGCGCAGATCGACAGCGTCACCAGCATTTGGTCCGGCGCCGACTGGTTCGAGCGCGAGGTCTACGACTTGAGCGGCGTGACCTTCCGCGGTCACCCCGATCTGCGCCGCATCCTGATGTATCCGGAGTTTCAGGGGCACCCGCTGCTCAAGGACTACCCGGCGCAGAAGACGCAGCCCCTGGTCGAGTACCGCACCGAGGAAGAAGCCGGCGTGCCGCTGGGCAAGCAGGCTCCTTTCCGCGCCGACGAGGGCATGGCCTTCGGCCGCGTCGACTGGCTGCACCAAGACGATCAAGACGAAGACGGCAAGCCCCGCCCCAAAGGCGTCGTTCGCTCCGTGAAGGCGTCGGAGGCCGGGCACTACAACGGCCAGGACCCGAGCGCCAAGCATACGCACCCGGAACCGACGCAACCGAATCAGGAAAAGGTGAGCTGATGGAGCCCATCGACCTCGAGCTGGAGGAGGGCGAGCTCGAGCTCCCCTCCGAGCCCATGCACTTGAACATGGGCCCCTCCCACCCGGCGATGCACGGCACCGTGCGCATCGTCCTCGAGCTCTCTGGCGAGACCATCGTCAAGGCCGACGTGCAGATCGGCTACCTGCACCGCGGCTTCGAGAAGATGTGCGAACGCGGCACGTGGGCGCAGGTTTTCCCGTATGTCGACCGGCTGAACTACGTCTCGCCCATGCTGAACAACGTGGGCTACGCGCTGGCGGTGGAGAAGATCTGCGGCATCCAGGTGCCCGATCGCTGCCAGTGGTACCGCATGGCGCTGGGCGAGCTGGCGCGCATCAGCGACCACCTCACGTGCACGGGCGCCATGGCCATGGAGCTCGGCGCCTTCACGCCGTTCCTCTGGTTCATCAAGGCGCGCGAAATGGTGTGGGACATCCTCGAGGAGGAGACCGGCGCCCGCCTCACGCACTCCTTCGGCCGCATCGGCGGCATGGCCTCGCCCCCCACCCGCGGCTTCAAGGAGCTGTGCCGCGGCGCCCTCGAGCAGATCATCGACATCGTCGAAGAGGGCGAGAAGATGCTGCTCAAGAACCGCATCTTCATCGACCGCCTCGAGAACATCGGGATCATCAGCGGCAAGGACGCGGTGGCCCTCTCCTGGACCGGCCCGTGTTTGCGCGCCTCCGGCGTCGCCTACGACGTGCGCAAGGCGCACCCGTACCTCAAGTACGACGAGGTCGACTTCGACGTCCCCATCGGCAAGACGGGCGACAACATGGATCGCTTCCTGGTCCGCCTCGAGGAGATCCGCCAGTCGAAGCGGATCATCGAGCAAGTCCTCGACCGCATGCCCGACGAAGGTCCGGTCAATGTCAACGATCCGCGCGTGATGCTGCCGGAGAAGAAGGACGTCTACACGACCATCGAGGCCACCATTCAGCACTTCAAGCTGATCATGGAAGGCGCCAAGGTCCCCAAGGGCGAGGTCTACTCGTACACGGAGGGCGGCAACGGCGAGCTGGGCTTCTACCTGGTCTCCGATGGCTCGGGCACGCCGTACCGCGTGCGCATCCGCCCCCCGTGCTTCCCGATCGTCTCGGGCCTCCAGAAGCTCATCACGGGCAACATGCTCAGCGACATCGTGCCCACCTTCGGCTCGCTCAACATGATCGGCGGCGAGTGTGATCACTAGTCCTTCGGGCCCCGCGAGCGTCCGCCCCGTCCGTTCTTCGCCTTCGACGAAACAACCATAGGTTCCACGAA contains these protein-coding regions:
- a CDS encoding NADH-quinone oxidoreductase subunit D produces the protein MEPIDLELEEGELELPSEPMHLNMGPSHPAMHGTVRIVLELSGETIVKADVQIGYLHRGFEKMCERGTWAQVFPYVDRLNYVSPMLNNVGYALAVEKICGIQVPDRCQWYRMALGELARISDHLTCTGAMAMELGAFTPFLWFIKAREMVWDILEEETGARLTHSFGRIGGMASPPTRGFKELCRGALEQIIDIVEEGEKMLLKNRIFIDRLENIGIISGKDAVALSWTGPCLRASGVAYDVRKAHPYLKYDEVDFDVPIGKTGDNMDRFLVRLEEIRQSKRIIEQVLDRMPDEGPVNVNDPRVMLPEKKDVYTTIEATIQHFKLIMEGAKVPKGEVYSYTEGGNGELGFYLVSDGSGTPYRVRIRPPCFPIVSGLQKLITGNMLSDIVPTFGSLNMIGGECDH
- the ndhC gene encoding NADH-quinone oxidoreductase subunit A → MTLIQKYGPMFLIIGVAGAVACLFFLGATLLGPKKPTPEKMLPFECGSESSGGRHVKLSVKFYLTAILFVVFDIETVFIYPWAVQFRSLGWFGLAEMIGFLVVVVVALIYVWRKGALEWEN
- a CDS encoding NADH-quinone oxidoreductase subunit C, whose amino-acid sequence is MSRAVLEKLKAKFGAAVLETHSDFGDDTAVVTAQSWKSVCEYLRNEPTLDFDLFVDLCGVDYPTRLPRMEVVLHLYSIARRHRIRLKARVGDEDMEGAQIDSVTSIWSGADWFEREVYDLSGVTFRGHPDLRRILMYPEFQGHPLLKDYPAQKTQPLVEYRTEEEAGVPLGKQAPFRADEGMAFGRVDWLHQDDQDEDGKPRPKGVVRSVKASEAGHYNGQDPSAKHTHPEPTQPNQEKVS